Proteins encoded within one genomic window of uncultured Desulfobacter sp.:
- a CDS encoding iron ABC transporter permease, which yields MHFDHGAVPKAYVGYIRKKSWLLFVLFSLMAGLFLISLSKGAVKLPLLDVVYTLMLDAPSRKADLIVWNIRLPQTVIAILSGAGLAVSGAVMQSVLKNPLASPFTLGISHAAAFGAALSVIIMGTGVMASSSGDAVAISSPVITVATAFSFSILTALVIIFIAGRKGASPQVMVLTGVALGSLFTAGTMLLQFFADDVQLAAMVFWTFGDLARADWNDIALVAPVVVALLCFFLVKSRDYNGMALGDESAKGIGIRVEWVRLSGMLAASLMTALIISFVGIISFVGLAAPHIVRRIIGDDHRFLLPASILAGALILLAADMTARLVMLPHVLPVSIFTAFLGAPVFIYLIIKGNPR from the coding sequence ATGCACTTTGATCATGGGGCCGTGCCCAAGGCCTATGTCGGGTATATTCGCAAAAAATCCTGGTTGCTTTTCGTCCTCTTCAGTCTGATGGCCGGGTTGTTTCTCATCTCTTTGTCCAAAGGGGCCGTAAAACTTCCCCTGCTTGATGTAGTATATACATTAATGCTGGATGCGCCGTCCCGGAAGGCTGATCTTATTGTATGGAATATCCGGCTGCCCCAGACCGTGATCGCAATTTTAAGCGGCGCAGGCCTGGCCGTTTCCGGTGCTGTCATGCAGTCGGTATTGAAAAACCCTCTGGCCTCACCTTTTACCCTGGGCATTTCCCATGCAGCCGCATTCGGGGCGGCACTGTCCGTCATCATCATGGGCACCGGGGTGATGGCTTCGTCTTCAGGCGATGCCGTGGCCATTTCAAGTCCGGTAATCACCGTGGCAACGGCCTTTTCATTTTCCATTCTCACTGCGTTGGTCATCATTTTTATAGCCGGCAGAAAAGGGGCATCTCCCCAGGTCATGGTGCTTACCGGCGTGGCATTGGGTTCCCTGTTTACTGCCGGGACCATGCTGCTGCAGTTTTTTGCCGATGATGTGCAGCTGGCAGCCATGGTATTCTGGACCTTCGGTGACCTGGCCCGGGCGGATTGGAACGACATTGCGCTGGTGGCGCCGGTTGTGGTTGCCCTGCTGTGTTTTTTCCTGGTAAAATCCCGGGATTACAACGGTATGGCCCTTGGGGATGAAAGCGCCAAAGGCATCGGCATCCGGGTCGAATGGGTCCGGCTTTCCGGTATGCTGGCCGCCTCTTTGATGACGGCTTTGATCATCAGCTTTGTGGGGATCATCAGTTTTGTGGGCCTGGCTGCCCCTCACATTGTGCGGCGCATCATCGGCGACGATCACCGGTTTCTGCTGCCGGCGTCCATTCTGGCCGGGGCCTTGATTCTTCTGGCTGCAGATATGACGGCACGTCTTGTGATGCTCCCCCATGTGCTGCCGGTCTCTATTTTTACGGCATTTCTGGGGGCACCGGTTTTTATTTACCTTATTATAAAGGGCAATCCCAGATGA
- a CDS encoding group II intron maturase-specific domain-containing protein produces the protein MHRLVNRSRMSGDVHVRFCESLRGRFPRATRRVILCKGKTDTSIQMVKMVLDRCGLKMNDQKTKIVNAYQDSFDFLGFRFQMRRSPRSGKWYPHTEPSKRSEERIKATVKRLTHRRRTPVSVPNLIDEINYAIQGWSAYFHYKHSTKVLARVKWFTEERVRKHLCIRHKVRTRTNGYKRFSTDFLYNKLYLYRIPTYAKWKRA, from the coding sequence ATGCATAGGCTGGTCAATAGGAGCCGGATGAGCGGAGACGTTCACGTCCGATTCTGTGAGAGCCTGAGGGGGCGGTTCCCTCGGGCTACTCGACGTGTGATACTCTGTAAAGGTAAAACAGACACATCTATACAAATGGTAAAGATGGTTCTGGATAGATGTGGACTCAAGATGAATGATCAGAAGACCAAGATAGTCAATGCCTATCAAGACAGCTTTGATTTCCTTGGGTTTCGATTTCAAATGAGACGCAGTCCCCGAAGCGGGAAGTGGTATCCGCATACTGAACCATCCAAACGCTCGGAAGAGCGTATCAAGGCTACGGTGAAAAGACTAACTCACCGCCGCAGGACACCGGTGTCGGTGCCAAATTTGATTGATGAGATCAACTATGCGATCCAAGGATGGTCAGCCTATTTCCATTATAAGCACAGCACGAAAGTGTTGGCTCGGGTCAAATGGTTTACCGAAGAAAGGGTCCGTAAACATTTATGTATACGGCATAAAGTTCGTACCCGGACAAATGGGTATAAACGGTTCTCTACAGATTTTCTTTACAACAAGTTGTATTTGTATAGAATTCCAACTTACGCAAAATGGAAAAGGGCGTAA
- a CDS encoding ABC transporter ATP-binding protein, translated as MILTVNQIDFKYKSLKILEDISFSIPRGEITVILGPNGVGKTTLLKCLNKILSPSTGRIHVKGQPLKAMDIRQIAKEISYVAQYNEAGKITVFDAVLMGRYPHMRFTATKEDLRKVGSVLEHLNLTHMALKNLYELSGGELQQVAIARALVQETDILLLDEPTSSLDLKNQTRILTLVRGIVQNHNLAVIMTMHDLNSALRYADQYICLKNHTVFGAGKIQDIRSGLLTKVYGLPVEIIRHKGYPLVVPVEDASQAA; from the coding sequence ATGATTTTGACAGTTAACCAAATTGATTTTAAGTATAAATCCCTTAAAATTCTTGAGGATATCAGCTTTTCCATTCCCCGGGGTGAAATCACCGTAATATTAGGACCCAACGGTGTGGGTAAAACCACATTACTTAAATGTCTAAATAAAATATTAAGTCCGTCAACGGGCCGGATCCATGTAAAAGGCCAACCGTTGAAAGCCATGGATATCCGCCAGATTGCCAAAGAGATCAGTTACGTGGCCCAGTATAATGAAGCCGGTAAGATTACGGTGTTTGACGCCGTCCTCATGGGGCGCTATCCCCATATGCGGTTTACGGCCACTAAAGAAGATTTGAGAAAAGTCGGGTCGGTGTTGGAGCATCTGAACCTGACCCACATGGCCCTTAAAAATTTGTACGAACTTTCCGGCGGAGAGTTGCAGCAGGTGGCCATTGCCAGGGCCTTGGTCCAGGAAACCGATATTCTGCTGCTGGACGAGCCCACCTCCAGTCTGGACTTAAAAAATCAGACGCGGATTTTAACGCTTGTCCGGGGTATTGTGCAGAACCACAACCTTGCTGTGATCATGACCATGCATGACCTGAATTCGGCGCTGCGGTATGCGGACCAATATATCTGCTTAAAAAATCACACCGTGTTCGGGGCGGGAAAAATTCAAGATATCCGGTCAGGACTGCTTACCAAGGTATACGGACTGCCGGTTGAAATTATCCGGCATAAGGGCTACCCCCTGGTGGTGCCGGTTGAGGACGCATCCCAAGCTGCATAG
- a CDS encoding DUF1611 domain-containing protein, with product MNPTYKEHTNRIYMGTAVVLTKGLFHLNDAKTAHGLVRGTERFTIMGVIDEGNAGKDAGVVLDGIQRDIPIFSSVKAFTYTTGTTPDYAVIGVALCGGRLDDDWQALVLDATPNDFVCGELEAAIVECAEKSNPDLMILEGQSALRNPLGPCGAELIVSGNAKGVILQHTPFRNFFDTVEGFGCRLPTVEGEIKLIEMYGAKVIAVTLNGEGGIL from the coding sequence ATGAACCCAACTTACAAAGAACATACTAACCGGATTTATATGGGAACCGCTGTGGTCCTGACCAAGGGCCTGTTCCACCTCAATGATGCTAAAACCGCCCATGGTCTTGTGCGGGGAACCGAACGGTTCACGATTATGGGCGTCATTGATGAGGGCAACGCCGGAAAGGATGCCGGTGTTGTGCTGGACGGTATCCAAAGGGACATTCCCATTTTTTCCAGTGTCAAGGCATTCACCTACACCACCGGTACAACCCCGGATTATGCGGTCATCGGGGTGGCCCTGTGCGGCGGAAGGCTGGATGACGATTGGCAGGCCCTTGTCTTGGATGCCACCCCCAATGATTTTGTCTGCGGAGAGCTTGAAGCGGCCATTGTTGAATGTGCGGAAAAATCCAATCCGGATCTCATGATTCTGGAAGGCCAGTCTGCGCTGCGTAATCCCTTGGGCCCCTGCGGTGCGGAATTGATTGTGTCCGGTAATGCAAAGGGGGTGATCCTGCAGCATACGCCTTTCAGAAATTTTTTTGACACGGTGGAGGGCTTTGGCTGTCGCCTGCCCACGGTCGAAGGAGAGATCAAGCTCATTGAAATGTACGGGGCAAAGGTGATTGCCGTAACGCTGAATGGTGAAGGCGGCATTCTGTAA
- a CDS encoding iron ABC transporter substrate-binding protein: MKTKFLWLWGFLLLILSVFPANAETIVDSTGKTVAVPDQVSRIICSGPGALRLITYFNAQELVVAVDDMETARKQFDARPYAIANPRYKNLPVFGEFRGNDDPEKILGLATPPQVIFKTYASMGYDPVELSQKTGIPVVVLGYGNLAAQRDIIYKSLRIIGQVLGREERAEALIGFFNKQIAELNDRTASIENKKSCFVGGIAHKGPHGFLSTEPNYPPFEFVNAGNIARTSEVKVQNLSQSTFSKEKLLEENPDVLFLDLSTLQMGEGHGGLYELKTDPVFQALDAVIDGRVYGVLPYNWYTQNFGSILADAWYVGKVLYPDQFADVDLAKKADEIYDFLLSAKVYADMDALFQNKAFKPVDLGAK; encoded by the coding sequence ATGAAGACGAAATTTTTATGGTTATGGGGCTTTTTGTTGCTGATCTTGTCCGTTTTTCCGGCAAATGCAGAGACTATTGTGGACAGTACGGGTAAAACCGTTGCGGTACCGGACCAAGTCAGCCGCATCATCTGTTCGGGTCCGGGGGCTTTGCGCCTGATCACCTATTTCAATGCCCAGGAGTTGGTAGTGGCGGTGGATGATATGGAAACGGCCAGGAAACAGTTTGATGCCCGGCCCTATGCCATTGCCAATCCCCGGTACAAAAATTTGCCGGTGTTTGGGGAGTTCAGGGGCAACGATGATCCTGAAAAAATTTTGGGGCTTGCAACACCGCCCCAGGTCATTTTTAAAACCTATGCCTCCATGGGGTATGATCCGGTTGAATTGTCACAAAAAACCGGTATCCCGGTGGTGGTGCTGGGATATGGCAATCTTGCCGCCCAAAGGGATATTATTTACAAAAGTCTGCGGATCATCGGTCAGGTCCTGGGCCGGGAAGAACGGGCCGAGGCATTGATCGGTTTTTTTAACAAGCAGATCGCTGAGCTTAACGATCGCACCGCATCCATTGAAAACAAAAAATCGTGTTTTGTCGGCGGCATTGCCCATAAAGGCCCCCATGGATTTCTGAGCACAGAACCCAATTATCCACCCTTTGAATTCGTAAATGCAGGCAACATTGCAAGGACTTCCGAAGTTAAAGTGCAAAACCTTTCTCAGTCAACGTTTTCCAAAGAGAAACTGCTGGAAGAAAATCCTGACGTTTTGTTCCTGGACCTTTCCACCTTGCAGATGGGAGAAGGTCATGGCGGGCTTTATGAATTAAAAACAGATCCCGTATTCCAGGCATTGGATGCCGTGATTGATGGCCGGGTATACGGGGTGTTGCCCTATAACTGGTACACCCAGAATTTTGGTTCCATCCTGGCCGATGCCTGGTATGTGGGAAAGGTGCTTTATCCGGATCAGTTTGCCGATGTGGATCTGGCAAAGAAGGCAGATGAAATTTATGATTTTTTGTTATCTGCCAAAGTCTATGCAGACATGGATGCCCTGTTCCAGAATAAGGCATTCAAGCCGGTTGATTTAGGAGCGAAATAA
- a CDS encoding VOC family protein: MEQRISVVTIGVTNLALSQRFYEKGLGWTIGSTAEQIKFFQLNGLIFALYPIDALAEDAQVPNTNKRTDFSGVTLAYCARSKEEVNEVLRRAENAGARITKPAQDVFWGGYSGYFADPDDHLWEVAYNPFWRIDEKGNVFLEAP, from the coding sequence ATGGAACAACGAATAAGCGTTGTGACAATAGGCGTCACCAACTTGGCTCTTTCACAAAGATTTTACGAGAAAGGGTTGGGGTGGACTATCGGTTCTACGGCTGAGCAAATCAAATTTTTTCAACTTAATGGATTGATTTTTGCGCTTTATCCAATAGATGCGTTAGCTGAAGATGCGCAAGTCCCAAATACAAATAAACGAACAGATTTTTCGGGGGTAACACTTGCATATTGTGCCCGATCCAAAGAAGAGGTTAACGAAGTCCTTAGGCGGGCAGAAAATGCAGGGGCTCGTATAACCAAACCTGCGCAGGATGTTTTTTGGGGTGGATACTCCGGGTATTTCGCTGACCCAGATGATCATCTTTGGGAAGTTGCATACAATCCGTTCTGGAGAATAGATGAGAAAGGCAATGTATTCTTGGAAGCCCCTTAG
- a CDS encoding amidohydrolase: MENEIVIYNGTLLTMEQGLPVIENAMVRIKGNKIAQCGPAVPGQSYEGATLIDACGGIIMPGFVNGHTHTPMSMFRGLADDLPLDVWLHEHIFPAEARDVNPESVAQWAAHSCREMLAGGITTCCDGYFFESHAAQAMAATGIRAVAGQGVIDYPAPGVPDPSNNIGLAKEFIERTRPLSPRVTPSVFCHSPYTCSKQTLVAGKTLARDHGVLFQIHAAETRAEPGMIKGNNDLSVIAYLDNLGILDPDTLLVHCVWVDEKDIEIIAKRGCGVIHCPESNMKLASGVAPVPDMTAAGLTVGLGTDGCASNNDQDMFSEMDTAAKLHKAVRLDPCVMDARTCLKMATIDGAKALGMGDVTGSIRPGKAADIIVVDTTGLHMTPMHDPYSGIVYAARASDVLLVMVDGNVRFEK; encoded by the coding sequence ATGGAAAATGAAATTGTCATATACAACGGTACGCTTTTAACCATGGAACAGGGGTTGCCAGTCATTGAAAACGCCATGGTCCGTATAAAGGGGAATAAAATTGCCCAATGCGGCCCGGCTGTCCCCGGCCAAAGCTATGAAGGGGCAACCCTGATTGATGCCTGTGGCGGAATTATTATGCCCGGCTTTGTGAATGGACATACCCATACGCCCATGTCCATGTTCCGGGGGCTGGCCGACGACCTGCCCCTGGATGTCTGGCTCCATGAACATATTTTCCCTGCCGAGGCAAGGGACGTAAACCCGGAATCCGTAGCGCAATGGGCGGCCCACTCCTGCCGGGAAATGCTGGCCGGCGGCATCACCACATGCTGCGACGGTTATTTTTTTGAAAGCCATGCGGCACAGGCCATGGCAGCCACCGGTATCCGGGCCGTGGCCGGACAGGGCGTGATTGACTACCCTGCCCCAGGCGTTCCTGATCCGTCCAACAATATAGGTCTTGCAAAGGAATTTATCGAACGTACCCGGCCCCTCTCCCCCCGGGTGACCCCCTCGGTTTTCTGCCACTCACCCTACACCTGCTCAAAACAGACACTTGTTGCAGGAAAAACCCTTGCCCGGGACCATGGGGTTCTGTTCCAAATCCATGCGGCAGAGACCCGGGCCGAACCGGGTATGATCAAAGGCAACAACGATCTGTCCGTAATCGCTTATCTGGACAACCTGGGCATCCTTGATCCGGACACCCTTTTAGTCCACTGCGTGTGGGTGGATGAAAAGGATATTGAAATCATTGCCAAACGGGGGTGCGGAGTAATCCACTGCCCGGAATCCAATATGAAACTGGCATCCGGGGTAGCACCGGTACCGGACATGACCGCCGCCGGTCTGACTGTAGGTCTTGGCACGGACGGGTGCGCATCCAACAACGATCAGGATATGTTTTCCGAAATGGACACAGCGGCCAAACTGCATAAGGCGGTGCGCCTGGATCCCTGCGTCATGGATGCCCGAACCTGTCTGAAAATGGCCACCATTGACGGGGCAAAGGCCCTGGGAATGGGTGATGTCACAGGTTCCATACGTCCGGGGAAGGCTGCGGACATCATTGTAGTGGACACAACCGGTCTTCACATGACCCCCATGCATGACCCTTATTCAGGGATCGTCTATGCAGCAAGGGCTTCGGATGTCCTTTTGGTGATGGTGGACGGCAACGTACGCTTTGAAAAATAG
- a CDS encoding recombinase family protein, protein MMNNQKIKPDHLQRTAYIYIRQSTAAQVEFNRESTERQYKLKDRAVDLGWTERQIRIIDQDLAQSGSSTSQRKGFGEMISEVALGKVGLILSIEVSRVARNNSDWYRLLDLCSVTNTLIGDSDGLYHPGLFNDRLLLGMKGTMAEAELHVIRARLEGGIRNKAAKGELRRGLPVGFIWGDQDGEVLMHPDQAVTGAIHTVFEKFTHMGSVRQVWLWFRSNKLLFPLQTILLPEIKWVTASYHAIHSVMTNPVYAGAYTYGKTKQECVIDETGQVKKRTKRLPQSQWAVLIHDHHKGFIDWKTYEMNQARIAKNTRPVPHKTTGAVREGAALLQGLATCGKCGRRLKVYYQGKNSSPGYYCAANNIVEGRAKYCMRVGGVKIDTVVADAFLNTITPAAMDAILLAEKNIKTEHDAALNQWRLHIERLQYEADRAERRFQAVEPENRLVARTLENQWETCLHQLQAAKNEFEQCQRQRPEALTPEQRDHIHTLSKDIKLVWQAPTTTYRDKKELLQILLQEVNISVDRTLNTAHLIIRWQTDAVTEIDMNLPKRNSPTIRTAQDTIDLVRRLAVHYNDAMIAGILNRQGRQTARGHRFTANRVGNLRRHWNIPKFDPTSVSPDEGELVTVQKAAEILDVASGTVHRWLLDGFIAGEQITPGAPWRIRMTEDLKSRFVQQPPEGYVTMKEAKKLLGVSRQTVLHRVKSGKLPAVHVRKGKQMGLYIKVIDKQMDLFNQLS, encoded by the coding sequence ATGATGAATAATCAAAAAATTAAGCCGGACCACTTGCAACGGACCGCCTATATTTATATCAGACAGTCAACCGCCGCCCAAGTCGAATTTAATCGAGAATCCACTGAAAGGCAGTACAAACTCAAGGACAGAGCAGTTGATCTGGGCTGGACAGAACGACAAATTCGAATAATTGATCAAGATTTGGCTCAATCCGGTTCCAGTACTTCACAACGTAAAGGTTTTGGTGAAATGATCTCAGAAGTCGCCCTTGGAAAAGTTGGTTTGATCCTGTCCATTGAGGTATCAAGGGTTGCACGGAACAACTCTGATTGGTACAGATTACTTGATCTGTGCAGCGTAACCAACACACTTATCGGCGACAGTGACGGTCTCTACCATCCGGGGCTTTTTAATGACAGACTTTTACTGGGCATGAAAGGTACTATGGCCGAGGCAGAACTTCATGTCATTCGAGCCAGATTAGAAGGTGGTATCCGGAATAAAGCTGCCAAAGGGGAATTGCGCCGGGGGCTGCCGGTCGGCTTTATCTGGGGTGATCAGGATGGAGAAGTTTTAATGCATCCCGATCAGGCCGTTACCGGAGCCATTCATACTGTTTTTGAAAAATTTACGCATATGGGGTCTGTCCGGCAAGTATGGCTATGGTTTCGATCAAACAAATTACTATTTCCGTTGCAAACCATCCTTCTTCCGGAAATTAAATGGGTGACGGCCAGCTACCATGCAATCCATTCTGTTATGACGAATCCTGTATATGCCGGGGCTTATACCTATGGTAAAACAAAACAAGAATGCGTTATCGACGAAACCGGCCAGGTTAAAAAACGAACCAAGCGGTTACCTCAATCCCAATGGGCGGTATTAATCCATGACCATCACAAGGGGTTTATCGACTGGAAGACCTATGAAATGAATCAAGCCCGAATTGCTAAAAATACTCGGCCGGTACCTCATAAAACCACTGGTGCCGTCAGAGAAGGAGCGGCTTTGTTGCAAGGACTTGCCACCTGTGGGAAATGTGGACGTAGGCTTAAAGTATATTACCAAGGAAAGAACTCCAGCCCCGGATACTATTGTGCTGCCAATAACATTGTAGAAGGCCGGGCAAAATACTGCATGCGTGTCGGAGGTGTAAAAATTGACACCGTAGTTGCCGACGCCTTCTTGAATACGATTACACCTGCTGCCATGGATGCAATCTTGCTCGCCGAAAAGAACATTAAAACTGAACATGACGCAGCTTTAAATCAATGGCGGTTACATATTGAACGGCTTCAATATGAAGCAGATAGAGCAGAACGTCGTTTCCAAGCAGTAGAGCCGGAAAATCGTCTGGTTGCCCGCACTCTTGAGAATCAATGGGAAACATGTCTTCACCAACTTCAGGCTGCAAAAAATGAATTTGAACAATGTCAAAGACAACGGCCAGAAGCGCTAACACCTGAACAACGTGATCATATCCATACACTCAGTAAAGACATAAAGCTGGTTTGGCAGGCTCCAACGACGACGTACCGGGACAAAAAAGAATTGCTTCAAATTTTATTGCAAGAGGTAAATATCAGTGTGGATCGCACCCTGAATACTGCCCACCTGATTATACGATGGCAGACAGATGCAGTTACTGAAATTGATATGAACCTTCCTAAAAGAAATTCTCCAACGATCCGAACCGCACAAGACACTATTGATCTTGTGCGCCGTCTTGCAGTTCATTATAATGATGCAATGATTGCTGGTATTTTAAACAGGCAGGGCAGACAGACCGCCCGGGGTCATAGGTTTACAGCAAATAGGGTTGGTAATCTACGTCGGCACTGGAATATTCCCAAATTTGATCCAACGAGTGTTTCTCCTGATGAAGGTGAACTGGTAACCGTTCAAAAAGCAGCTGAAATTCTTGACGTCGCCTCTGGAACAGTCCACCGTTGGCTCTTAGACGGCTTTATTGCCGGAGAGCAAATCACACCAGGAGCCCCGTGGCGTATTCGGATGACAGAGGATTTAAAATCCCGCTTCGTTCAACAGCCTCCCGAGGGTTATGTCACCATGAAAGAGGCTAAAAAATTACTCGGTGTCTCACGCCAAACGGTATTGCATCGTGTAAAATCCGGCAAGCTACCTGCTGTCCATGTGCGCAAAGGAAAACAAATGGGTTTATATATCAAGGTGATAGACAAACAGATGGATCTTTTTAATCAACTTTCATGA
- a CDS encoding dipeptide epimerase, which translates to MKIKKVTISRENLELTRPYTIAYDTFTHAENLFVLLETDTGLVGIGAGSPAEDVTNESIDACEKVLKEQACLLFEGLDLVDAVSRLKTMETKMAATPAAMAAMDIALYDLMGKALDRPLVEILGRVHTAMPTSITIGIKSLDEMLAEADEYTGRGFRILKIKIGMDVDQDIERVCRLRAHISKDVRIRVDANQGYDMDQYKKFLAGTSEANLEFVEQPLHVDQTASMAGLSEDERNFSMADECLHNPADAYALLHPPRPFGSFNIKLMKCGGIALGLEIAQIARRCGIGVMWGCMDESRVSIAAALHAAFASPATRYLDLDGSLDLARDMVDEGFVIENGVMRLTDRSGIGVRILH; encoded by the coding sequence ATGAAAATAAAAAAAGTAACAATTTCCAGGGAAAACCTGGAATTGACGCGCCCTTACACCATTGCCTACGATACATTCACCCATGCGGAAAATTTGTTTGTTCTTCTTGAAACGGATACAGGGCTTGTGGGCATCGGGGCCGGTTCCCCGGCTGAAGATGTTACCAATGAAAGTATTGATGCCTGTGAGAAGGTGTTAAAAGAACAGGCCTGCCTCCTTTTTGAAGGGTTGGATTTGGTAGATGCCGTTTCCCGGCTTAAAACCATGGAAACAAAGATGGCGGCAACGCCTGCCGCCATGGCCGCCATGGATATTGCCCTGTACGATCTCATGGGCAAGGCCCTGGACCGCCCCCTGGTAGAGATTCTGGGACGGGTGCACACCGCCATGCCCACATCCATCACCATCGGCATTAAAAGTCTTGACGAGATGCTGGCCGAGGCCGACGAATATACCGGCCGGGGATTCAGGATTCTTAAGATAAAAATAGGTATGGATGTGGATCAGGACATCGAACGGGTTTGCCGCCTCAGGGCACACATAAGTAAAGATGTCCGCATCCGGGTGGACGCCAATCAGGGATACGACATGGATCAGTATAAAAAATTTTTGGCAGGCACAAGCGAAGCGAACCTGGAATTTGTGGAGCAGCCCCTCCATGTGGACCAGACTGCGTCCATGGCAGGGCTGTCTGAAGATGAACGTAATTTTTCTATGGCTGACGAATGTCTGCACAATCCTGCCGACGCCTATGCCTTGCTCCATCCACCCCGGCCCTTTGGATCATTCAACATCAAGCTGATGAAATGCGGCGGCATTGCGCTGGGCCTTGAAATTGCCCAAATCGCCCGGCGTTGCGGCATTGGCGTGATGTGGGGATGCATGGACGAAAGCCGTGTAAGCATTGCCGCAGCCCTGCATGCCGCCTTTGCAAGCCCTGCCACCCGGTACCTGGATCTTGACGGAAGCCTTGACCTTGCCAGAGACATGGTGGATGAGGGGTTCGTCATTGAAAACGGCGTAATGCGCCTTACAGATCGGTCTGGCATAGGTGTCCGAATCCTCCACTAA
- a CDS encoding transposase, whose amino-acid sequence MARAVAPGFPHHITQRGNRRQQTFFRDQDFKAYLALMAEWCLNYKVDIWAYCLMPNHIHLIAVPETKDGLNLAVGEAHRRYTRMINFREGWRGHLWQGRFASFIMEESYLLACTRYIEYNPVRAGLVKRPEDWKWSSAGAHMDEKDDILVKTRPLLEIVNTSWVDFLSSDIKESEIELFRKHERNGRPLGKTTFVKQLETILNRRLRPKKPGRKKNA is encoded by the coding sequence ATGGCAAGAGCAGTGGCGCCGGGTTTCCCCCATCACATTACACAAAGGGGAAATAGAAGGCAGCAGACATTTTTCAGGGATCAGGACTTTAAAGCCTATCTGGCTTTGATGGCGGAATGGTGTTTGAACTATAAGGTTGATATATGGGCCTATTGCCTGATGCCCAATCACATTCACCTTATCGCAGTTCCTGAAACCAAGGATGGATTAAATCTGGCCGTCGGGGAGGCACACCGGCGATATACGAGAATGATCAATTTCAGGGAAGGCTGGCGCGGTCATCTATGGCAGGGGAGGTTCGCATCATTTATCATGGAAGAAAGTTACTTGCTGGCATGCACGAGGTATATTGAGTATAATCCTGTCCGTGCCGGTCTGGTAAAACGTCCTGAGGATTGGAAATGGAGCAGCGCCGGGGCACATATGGATGAGAAGGATGACATTCTTGTCAAAACAAGACCTTTGCTTGAAATTGTTAACACATCCTGGGTAGATTTTTTATCCTCTGACATTAAAGAATCTGAAATCGAATTGTTCAGAAAGCATGAACGTAACGGCCGACCGTTGGGAAAAACGACTTTTGTAAAGCAATTGGAGACTATTTTAAACAGACGACTCAGACCAAAGAAGCCAGGCCGGAAGAAAAATGCGTAA
- a CDS encoding reverse transcriptase domain-containing protein: protein MCSFDNIDHDLLMRAVRYHTDIKWVILYIERWLKAPVMMTDRTLFYPKKGTPQGGVISPLLANLFLHYAFDNWMEREYPTIPFERYADDAVCHCKSLAQAEYLLRKLNERMESVGLELHPEKTKIVYCKDTDRQKDYSLTSFDFLGYTFRARRSKSRWGKFFINFSPAISNKAAKAIRQTSRKWNWPRRSDKSLEDLAQMFNPVIQGWINYYGRFYKSALYPALRCLDRRLVIWATRKYKRFRGHRRRASQWLERIARRQPNLFAHWRLLYA, encoded by the coding sequence GTGTGTTCCTTCGATAATATTGATCATGATCTTTTGATGAGAGCAGTTCGGTATCACACGGATATCAAGTGGGTGATTCTGTATATAGAACGGTGGCTGAAAGCCCCGGTGATGATGACAGATCGCACACTATTCTATCCAAAGAAGGGAACCCCGCAAGGCGGTGTTATCAGTCCCTTGCTGGCTAATCTCTTTTTGCATTATGCATTCGACAACTGGATGGAGAGGGAATATCCGACCATACCGTTTGAACGCTATGCGGATGATGCAGTCTGCCATTGTAAAAGCCTTGCCCAGGCAGAATATTTGCTGAGAAAGCTGAACGAGCGAATGGAGAGTGTGGGGCTGGAACTGCATCCGGAAAAGACAAAAATCGTCTACTGCAAGGATACAGACCGGCAAAAGGATTATTCCCTGACAAGCTTTGATTTTCTGGGTTATACTTTTCGTGCTCGAAGATCAAAAAGCCGATGGGGAAAATTCTTCATTAATTTCTCTCCTGCCATAAGCAATAAAGCAGCAAAAGCAATTCGACAAACCTCACGAAAGTGGAATTGGCCCAGGCGCAGCGACAAGAGCCTGGAGGATTTAGCCCAAATGTTCAATCCTGTCATTCAAGGCTGGATTAACTATTATGGCAGGTTTTATAAATCTGCGTTATACCCGGCCTTAAGGTGTCTTGATCGCCGATTGGTGATTTGGGCAACAAGGAAATACAAACGTTTTAGAGGACATCGAAGAAGGGCAAGTCAATGGCTGGAACGAATTGCACGAAGACAGCCAAATTTGTTTGCCCATTGGCGATTGCTCTATGCATAG